In Mustela lutreola isolate mMusLut2 chromosome 1, mMusLut2.pri, whole genome shotgun sequence, one genomic interval encodes:
- the KCNK7 gene encoding potassium channel subfamily K member 7 isoform X2 gives MMSGPRNRDNGPRSPPSLFTSPWLPSPRRPSVSRHPRPGASSRPHPAQPLPGACGWHSPGCHSTSNPGRLTMGALRPWARFPLLVVAHLLALGIGALVFQALEGPPALQLQAKLRAELATFQAEYGACLPPGALEELLGTALAAQVHGVSSLGNGSEAGNWDLPSALLFTASILTTTGYGYMAPLSSDGKAFCIVYAALGLPASLVLLATLRRCLMPLLCRLGAWGASRWQLAPARAALLQAAGWGLLVAAIFVLLPALVLWGLQGDCSLLEAVYFCFGSLSTIGLGDLLPGRGRGLHPVLYHLGQLALLG, from the exons ATGATGTCTGGGCCCAGAAACAGGGACAATGGACCTCGATCGCCTCCAAGCTTGTTCACATCCCCCTGGCTTCCCAGTCCCCGGCGTCCCTCCGTCTCCCGCCACCCACGCCCCGGCGCCTCCTCCCGGCCCCaccctgcccagcccctcccaggTGCCTGCGGTTGGCACAGCCCCGGCTGCCACAGCACCTCCAACCCCGGGCGGCTCACCATGGGGGCTCTGAGGCCCTGGGCCCGATTCCCACTACTGGTGGTGGCCCACCTGCTGGCCCTGGGGATTGGGGCTCTGGTGTTTCAGGCCCTGGAAGGGCCTCCAGCGCTCCAACTCCAGGCCAAGCTCAGAGCCGAGCTGGCCACTTTCCAGGCGGAGTATGGGGCCTGCCTGCCCCCCGGGGCCCTGGAGGAGCTGCTGGGCACCGCTCTGGCAGCCCAGGTCCACGGGGTCTCCAGCCTGGGCAATGGCTCAGAGGCCGGGAACTGGGACCTGCCCTCGGCCCTGCTCTTCACTGCCAGCATCCTCACCACCACGG GCTATGGCTACATGGCCCCACTGTCGTCTGACGGAAAGGCTTTCTGCATAGTCTATGCAGCCCTTGGGCTGCCAGCCTCCCTCGTGCTCCTGGCCACCCTGCGCCGCTGCCTGATGCCCCTGCTCTGTCGCCTGGGGGCCTGGGGAGCCAGCCGGTGGCAGCTGGCCCCGGCCAGGGCAGCGTTGCTGCAGGCGGCTGGATGGGGCCTGCTGGTGGCCGCGATCTTCGTACTGCTTCCGGCCCTGGTGCTGTGGGGTCTGCAGGGTGACTGCAGCCTGCTGGAAGCCGTCTACTTCTGCTTCGGCTCACTCAGCACCATCGGCCTGGGGGACCTGCTGCCGGGCCGTGGCCGTGGCCTACACCCTGTGCTCTACCACCTTGGCCAGCTGGCCCTTCTTG GGTGA
- the KCNK7 gene encoding potassium channel subfamily K member 7 isoform X1, with translation MMSGPRNRDNGPRSPPSLFTSPWLPSPRRPSVSRHPRPGASSRPHPAQPLPGACGWHSPGCHSTSNPGRLTMGALRPWARFPLLVVAHLLALGIGALVFQALEGPPALQLQAKLRAELATFQAEYGACLPPGALEELLGTALAAQVHGVSSLGNGSEAGNWDLPSALLFTASILTTTGYGYMAPLSSDGKAFCIVYAALGLPASLVLLATLRRCLMPLLCRLGAWGASRWQLAPARAALLQAAGWGLLVAAIFVLLPALVLWGLQGDCSLLEAVYFCFGSLSTIGLGDLLPGRGRGLHPVLYHLGQLALLGYLLLGLLAMLLVVETFSELPQARALVKFFGSSGPMTAEDQGGILGQDDLALSTLAPSAAAPEQAPTC, from the exons ATGATGTCTGGGCCCAGAAACAGGGACAATGGACCTCGATCGCCTCCAAGCTTGTTCACATCCCCCTGGCTTCCCAGTCCCCGGCGTCCCTCCGTCTCCCGCCACCCACGCCCCGGCGCCTCCTCCCGGCCCCaccctgcccagcccctcccaggTGCCTGCGGTTGGCACAGCCCCGGCTGCCACAGCACCTCCAACCCCGGGCGGCTCACCATGGGGGCTCTGAGGCCCTGGGCCCGATTCCCACTACTGGTGGTGGCCCACCTGCTGGCCCTGGGGATTGGGGCTCTGGTGTTTCAGGCCCTGGAAGGGCCTCCAGCGCTCCAACTCCAGGCCAAGCTCAGAGCCGAGCTGGCCACTTTCCAGGCGGAGTATGGGGCCTGCCTGCCCCCCGGGGCCCTGGAGGAGCTGCTGGGCACCGCTCTGGCAGCCCAGGTCCACGGGGTCTCCAGCCTGGGCAATGGCTCAGAGGCCGGGAACTGGGACCTGCCCTCGGCCCTGCTCTTCACTGCCAGCATCCTCACCACCACGG GCTATGGCTACATGGCCCCACTGTCGTCTGACGGAAAGGCTTTCTGCATAGTCTATGCAGCCCTTGGGCTGCCAGCCTCCCTCGTGCTCCTGGCCACCCTGCGCCGCTGCCTGATGCCCCTGCTCTGTCGCCTGGGGGCCTGGGGAGCCAGCCGGTGGCAGCTGGCCCCGGCCAGGGCAGCGTTGCTGCAGGCGGCTGGATGGGGCCTGCTGGTGGCCGCGATCTTCGTACTGCTTCCGGCCCTGGTGCTGTGGGGTCTGCAGGGTGACTGCAGCCTGCTGGAAGCCGTCTACTTCTGCTTCGGCTCACTCAGCACCATCGGCCTGGGGGACCTGCTGCCGGGCCGTGGCCGTGGCCTACACCCTGTGCTCTACCACCTTGGCCAGCTGGCCCTTCTTG GTTACTTGCTCCTCGGGCTCTTGGCCATGCTGCTCgttgtggagaccttctcagagCTGCCACAGGCCCGTGCCCTGGTCAAGTTCTTTGGGTCCAGTGGCCCAATGACCGCTGAAGACCAAGGTGGCATCCTGGGCCAGGATGACCTGGCTCTGAGCACCCTGGCGCCCTCGGCTGCAGCCCCAGAACAGGCCCCGACTTGCTGA